The Gammaproteobacteria bacterium DNA window GGCAGAGCCAATGGATGAAATGTTTACCCGCACACTAACGCAGAATATTACTATTAATTCCGGCTCAAATAGCATCATCAGCCACCCATGGTCTTCCAATGCCAATTTGAATAAGGAATTGACAGCAAAGATAATAAAATTTGAAAATAATAGTAAAGGTCATGCCTTGCTGATTGTGCAGTGGCAATTACTCAATAAAGATGATAAGAAACAAGCTTCTTCTGTTTACTCAGAATTTAGCGCATCTGCAAGAAGTACGAGCACACCAGATCGAGTATCCGCCTTAAATGACACCGTCAAACAATTTGCAGATGAAATACTCAGACTTATCTCAAATCAATAAAATTTCCGCCTGCGGCTGATACAGATCAATGTTAACCACAGTGATATTAATTATGCTCTCAAGCATAAATTACTTAAATCACATGAGGTTAGCTCTTTATGGAAGAAACACTGTTTGAAAAAATTGGCGGTAAAAATGCAGTAGAACTTGCTTCTATTAAGCTTTATTACCATATCTCGGAGGACGAAAGAATTAATAAATTCTTTGATAATGTTGATTTCAGAAAGCAATCTACCAAAATGACAGCTTTTTTGACTTACATATTTGGTGGTCCATCTCTCTATACTGGCCGAAATATGCGTAAATCACATAAAGATGTCGTGGCTAAAGGCTTAAGTGATGAGCATGTTGATGCCATGCTTGAAAATGTGCACACCACACTTAATGAAATGGGTATCGAGGCTGACTTACAAAAGCAGGTGTTAGCTAAACTTGAAAAACATCGTGATGATGTTTTGTGTCGTTAATTCAAATATCTGATAAAAATTAAACATCAATAAGCCGCCATATTAATAATGCGGCGGCTTTTCGTCGTGATCTGAACCCCCTCCCTGCGACCCACTCATTTCGCGCATTCTATCTTTAAGCGCTTGGCAGCAAAGCTCTAAGTCATCGATTTGCTTCTGCATAGCAATCACCACCGCACCCAATTCCTGAATACTATCTTCTTGATAGGCTATTTTTGATTGCAGCTCCATAAGAATATCTTCACTCATATAATCTCTCTTTTTATTTCAGGACTAACTCGACCAACGGATGCTATTTACACGCAAATTTCATTCTAATGGGCTTTATGATTTAGTACTATGTAGCCTATTTCAATCAACGGGGATCTAGCATGGATTGGTCAATTATTATCTTCCTAGTCATTATTGTAGCGATTGTTCTATTTGTCATTGGTATTTATAACAAACTGGTCAGCCTTAAAAATCGCTTTGAGAATGCCTTTGCTCAAATCGAAGTTCAACTTAAACGCCGTTATGATCTGATCCCAAACCTAGTCGAGACAGCCAAAGGCTATATTCAGCATGAGCGTGAAACACTTGAATCGGTTGTACAAGCTAGAAATGCTGCTAGTGCCATGCTCGACGCCGCAAAGTCTAATCCTGGCAGCGCCTCTGCCATGGCTGACTTAGCCGGCGCGGAATCTGCTTTAGCTTCTTCAATGGGGAAATTTAATTTAGTGGTTGAAGCATACCCAGATTTAAAAGCGAATCAAAACATGATGCAATTATCTGAAGAGTTAACTTCCACAGAAAATAAAGTGGCCTTCTCACGACAAGCATTTAATGATTCTGTTACTGCTTATAATGAGTATAGACAAAGTTTCCCACCTATATTTTTTGCTAGTGCATTTGGTCATCCAAATGATGCGGAATTACTTGTTATGGAAGATAGCGCTGAAATTCAGGCTGCGCCTAAAGTTTCTTTTTAAATAACCGCCATATCAAGGAAAATACTGCCTGCACTTTGCTTGTTATTAAGTTCAACCAATGAATTTTTTTGAACAGCAAGACCGTGCACGTAAAAACACATGGCTGCTGATTGCATTATTTTCAGCATCTGTTCTGTGCATCATTGGGCTTACTGTTGCGTTGATTGCTGCTTCATTTTGGGGGTTTGGGCAGTCCACCTCAGTTAATTCTGCCTCTTATCTACAACAGTTCGATTCTACAACTCTACTAAAAACTGCCGCTGCGGTGATTGCCGTCATCGTATGCGTCATTCTCTTTAAACGCATGCAAATGTCTCGAGGTGGTCCCAGCGTGGCAGAAATGCTTGGCGGTAGACCTATTGATAAAGACACTGCTGATGCTAACGAGCAAAAATTACTTAATGTTGTGGAAGAAATGGCGCTGGCAGCCGGACTACCCGTTCCCCCAGTATATGTTTTAGAAGAAACTACTATTAATGCATTTGCAGCAGGCTTTAATGAAAGCGACGCTGTGATAGGTGTTACCCGTGGTACTTTGGAACGTTTAAACAGAGATCAACTGCAAGGCATTGTCGGTCATGAATTTAGTCATGTTCTACATGGCGACATGCGTCTAAATTTAAATCTAATTACTATCCTTGCGGGCATAGTCTTTATAAGCAAAGCGGGTCGATTAGCATTGCATAGCACTTCTCGCTCTCGATCAAATAATCGCGGTGGCCTACCTGTATTGGGTATTGGTGTTGGGTTACTTATTATAGGCTCGATTGGTACGTTATTTGGTTCTCTTATTAAGTCTGCTGTAAGTCGACAGCGTGAATATTTAGCTGATGCCTCCGCGGTGCAATACACACGAAATCCAGATGGCATTGCTGGAGCATTAAAAGTAATAGGCTCTGGGGTCGGCTCCAGCATGAGTTCACCCAATGCTAATGAATGCAGTCATATGTTTTTTGGCGATGCAATTTTTTTACGTGCATTTTCATTAATGTCTACTCACCCACCATTAGAAAAACGAATTCTTCGCATTGACCCTCGTTGGGATGGAAGTTATTTGCCAGGCAAGGCGATTGAAAAGACACCTGCTTCTTCTACGGCTGAATCAAAAAATAAAATAGATGGTCTAGAAAAACTATTGAATACTACTGGTTTCCTTGATCCTGTCATGGTCGCTATCGCTGCATTACTCGTAGATGCATTACCCAAGCCTGTTAATGATGCGACGCATAATCCCGGTAGCGCTTACGCACTAATGTTGGCGTTACGATTAGACAAAGACGAAAAAATCAGACAAAAACAGTTAGCTTATATACAAGACCACCCTCTATTAGTAACCGATATTAATCGCTATGCTCCAGATGTTGCCAAGCTACAACAAAAAGATATTTTACCTCTGATTGAAATGTCTATTCCTGCATTAAAACGTTTATCTGACATTCAATACTCACAGTTCAAACAACATCTCACACAATTTATTTTTGCCGATAAGCAATCACATTTACAAGAATGGCTGCACTTTCGCCTACTGAGTCATTACCTCGATACACACTTTAATGGCAATAAAAAACGATTCGTGCGCAACTATCATTCATTCTCTCAAATTAAAAATGAAATAATTTGTGCAATGTCATTATTAGCTAGTGAATCACACACCAATAGTGATCAAAAGATTGCTGCATTTTCTAAAGGCATGAAAAAATTAGAGATGACAGATGCTCAATACATAATTGATGAAGAACTAGAGTTTCACGACGTAAATAAAGCAATAGAAAAAATTGATTATCTTGTGCCGTTACTCAAAGATGAATTCTTAACTGCTTGCGCAGAATGTATTGAATACGACAATACAGTAACGCCTACTGAGTGGGGTTTACTACGCGTGATCGCAGCATGTATTGGCTGCCCTATGCCTATTGTTAATCGTCCAGATTAACTCATCGCTGGTATGTCTCTATTGCTTCAAAAAACTGTTCTTCAGAAATCTCGCCTCTGTCATAATAAAGACGAAATAGTTGTTTGGCACGCAGATCATCATTAACAATCTGTTTTAAAAACAAACGTAGTAGATGTGTTTTTTCAGGACTTAAGTCTGTAGTTGCTGTAGCCATATCTCAATTCCATTTGAGCTGATTGATAGTTAACCGTAACGTAAGGCTATTCAACAGTTAATAGCCGGACAGGCTCAAGGGAATCGAATTACCGACCAAAAAACGCGTATAATTGCTAACAAATAGACCGAAAATTTGCCTCAATGAAAAAGCTGCTTTTCATTTTACTCGTTGTTGCCCTAATTCTGTTCTCAATGGACCGCTTAGCTGCACATTTACATCAACCTAAACAAGGCTCGACTGATGTAATCATTTATTCCACAGAATGGTGTCCATACTGCAAAGTGCTTCGAAACACACTCAATCAATATAAAATTCCCTATATTGAATATGATACTGAACAATCTATTCGTGGATTTACCGGCTATTGGGCGTTGCGCGGACGCGGCGTCCCTTTATCAGTGATTGGCGAGGCGGTAATTCATGGCTATGATGGCCAAGTGATAACAGATGCTTTAGTTGATGCTGGATATGATATACCTCTTGAGTGGCCTTCGAATCAATAATAACAGCGTTTGCATTCACCTCCCCAAACAAAATATTATTTCATACAAATAGCAAATCATTAGGAGCAGCACTTTGACACAAACCCCTGTTTTTCTTTGCATCGGCAAAGGTGAGACCGAACAAAAACTTCGCCTCGATCGCGCTAATCGTCACGGACTTATTGCTGGTGCAACAGGTACAGGTAAAACTGTCACTCTACAGATATTAGCTGAAGGTTTTTCTCAAGCTGGCGTACCAGTATTTGCCGCTGATGTGAAAGGTGATTTGAGTGGAATTAGCCAAGCTGGCAAAGACAATCCTAAAATGATTGAGCGTGCAGCTGAAACAGGGCCTGAGAATTATACTTTTCAAGGATACCCAACAGTATTTTGGGATTTATTCGGCAAGAAAGGCCATCCAATTCGCACCACTGTGTCAGAGATGGGTCCTTTATTACTTTCTCAGTTACTAGAACTGAACGATACTCAAGAAGGTGTATTAAATATTGCTTTCACCATTGCTGATGATGAAGGCATGTTATTGCTGGATTTAAAAGACCTTCGCGCCATGTTAAATTTTGTAGGGCAACACTCTTCTAGCATTAGCACCAAATATGGCAATGTAAGCAAGTCTTCAGTCGGCGCTATACAACGTCGCTTACTAGTGCTTGAAAATGAGGGTGCAAAAAAGTTTTTTGGTGAGCCAGCACTAGAATTAAGTGATTTCATGCGCTGCGACGATACGGGCAAAGGTAATATAAACATATTATCTGCACAAACATTAATGCAAAACCCGAAATTATATTCAACTTTTTTGCTATGGCTACTTTCAGAATTATTCGAAGAACTCCCTGAAGTCGGTGACCCAGATAAACCAAAATTAGTTTTCTTTTTTGACGAAGCACATTTACTTTTCCAAGATGCCCCCAAATCACTCATCAAGAAAGTAGAGCAAGTTGTGCGTTTAATACGCTCTAAAGGAGTGGGGGTTTATTTTGTTACTCAGAATCCTATAGATATTCCTGATTCCATTCTTGGTCAATTAGGTAATCGTGTTCAGCATGCTTTACGTGCATTTACACCTAAAGATCAGAAAGCGGTTAAAGCTGCTGCACAGACTTTTCGCTCTAACCCTAAGCTAGATGTCAAAGAGGTGATTACACAACTAGGTGTTGGTAAAGCTTTAGTCTCAGTGCTAGATGAAAAAGGCGCACCAACGATTGTTGAAAAAACAAAAATACGCCCGCCAGAATCTCGCATGGGCCCAGCTATCGCTTCGGAAAGAAAACAAGTTATTAGTGAAAGCCCTGTATTAGATAAATATGATGTAAGGATAGATAGAAAAAGTGCTTTTGAACTATTATCAGCTAGAGCTGAACAGAACGTTGCTAAAGAGAAAGCCTTAGAAAAAGAAAGAAAATATAAGAAACCTGCTACAAAAAAACGTCGGTCAAGTAGCAGTCGATCTACCACGAATACTGTCATTCGCAGCGTGACTAAAATCGTAACTTCAAGAGTCGGTCAACAACTAGTCCGCGGCATACTCGGTTCTTTTTTCAAAGGCAGATAAATTAAGGATTTGAATAATGGAAGACACATTAAAAAAATTTATTGCTTCTAACCCTGGTGCACTTGATTTAAGTTCACTACGCTACCCTCGCCCTAATGATGATAGTACACAACAAATAATTGAGAATGCACAAGAAAATTCTTACCAATCCGCTCGCGCATTATTACAACGCTTATCACAAACTGTGACTGACTGGCGAAAAGAATTAGATGACGATGTTCAACCCGCCATCCTAGCTATTTTAAATGGTGGGCTTCAAGTTGAAATTGAACGCATGGCTCAGGAAAGCTTCCATGGTATTCGCATTGAAGGATTACTAAATGGTAACCCTTGTATGCTGCTATCACACCAATCAAGTGTGCAATTATTATGTTTCGTACAAAAAATTGAAAAGGAAAAGCCGCGACGAAAGATAGGCTTTATTATTGATGGAGTAGAAACAGAAGCATAGAAAGCGTCTAAACTTAGATATTGAAGATTTTCTTAAGAAAAATTTGTAATTTCTCCCAAGAATCAACATCTGCATCCTGATCATAACTTAGTGGCATACTAAACTTTTCAGCAAACATGTCTGCATCTGGGTTAGTAAAACTATGATCTACTGCCTCATAAACAATGACTTCATGCGAGACATTCGCCGCTAACATTTCACTGCGAAAATCTTCTAACTGCTGCTCAGGAATAAACGCATCATTAGCGCCATGGAACACTATTACTTGCGCTACCACAGTATCTTTTTTAGCTGGTGTAGATGTCGCTAAGGAACCATGAAAACTAGCCACGCCTTTTAGGTCTACTCCCATACGCGCCATATTTATCACCACCGCGCCACCAAAACAGTAACCGATAGCAGCAATTTTTGTTGAATCAACATTATTCAGTTGTTGTACATAGTGTAAAGCTGATAAAAATCTATCTTTGAATGCTTTTTCATCCCCCATTGCTTCTTGCATGAATTTTTTAGCGTCATCAGGGTGATTGGCTACTTTGCCATCACCGTACATATCTAATGCAAATGCCACATATCCAAGTTCTGCCAACATATCAGCACGGCGACGCGCGTAATCATTATGCCCCCACCATTCATGTACAACCAATACTGCAGGCTTTTTTTGCTCGCCATCGTCTTGATAAGCGAGATAACCCTTTAAAGGGTCCCCATTTGACTGATAACTCACCTGCTTACTTACCACTTCAGCATTAAGCATGTGGGCAAAGAAAATCAGAGAGGTCAATAAAATAAAGCGTAATGTCATCATGCGGATAATTTTATCAGTTAGGCTTAGAATTTGGTTTATTTACTTTAACAGAAAAAATATAAGTAGATGTACTTAGTTAATATAAGGAAAATAATTACACTTCATCGAGAAAATGTGCACTATTATCACGAGAAATTTTAGAGAAATTTTAATTGAATTGTAAAAATACCATTTAACAATAACTTACTCATTCAAAATTACTTATTTATATAATTATTATATATTAAAAATAGTTTGACTATTCAATTATATTTAATACAATACGCTTCATGACTGAATTCATACTCTACTGGCTTCTGCCAATTGTTGCATTTATTGCATTTTCACTTTGGGCTAACGAAAAGTTATTTAAGTAAATGTTTATATATTAATTATAGATTTACCTTTCTTGAAAAGCATTCTGAAAACCTCGATAAACTGGCTTCAACAGATAGTCTAAGACTGTTTTTTCACCAGTGCGAATATCAGCTGTAACTGTCATTCCTGGTATCAATTTATATTTTCCTGGTTTCGGTCCAAGATACTTCTTTGCTAATATGATTTGAGCTTTGTAATAAGGCTGATTTTCCTCGTCTAGGTAAGTTGACGGGCTTATACGATCAACTTCACCTTCAATCACTCCAAACCTTTGAGGATCATAACTACCCACTTTGATCACAGCTTCCTGACCGACATGCACATGACCTATATCTTGAGTCGACACTCTCGACTCAACGATCAGCTCTTTATCCACCGGGACTACTTCCAACAAGATTTGGCTAGGCTCAATCACTGCTCTAATAGAATTCACAGCCAAATTAGTCACATACCCAGATACTGGTGCTCTGATATGTAGACGATCCACCCGATCTCCAAATTTGATCAATTGTTCTTTTAACTCAGCTATCTCTGCAGCTACACTGCCTGTTTCTAATTTAATTTGTTCAATAAACTTATTCTCGATCTCAGATAGACTATCTTGCGCTTCATTAATGGCTTCTTTAGCAACAGCCACATTTGCATTACTCTGTATATAATCAGTTCTAATTTCTGCCAGCTCAGCTTGACGATCAAGTAAATCTGTTTTTGCCACTACTCCCTTCTTCACTAATGCAGATCTAATTTTAACTTGCTCTTGCACTACCTCTAACTGTTGCTTCAACGCTTTAGTTCGAGCAGTATCACGCTTTAATTCTTGATTTCTTTGATTGATCTTAGTTTGCAATGTCTGCAGCTTCGCTTGCTGGCTTCTTACTTGAGCTTGATATGTTTCATATTCAATCGCTGCTAACTCAGGGTACTGGTCCGCATATTGATCGAACTCAGGTTCTACATTTGACAACAATGCTCGCAAACGAATTTGTTTTAATATCATTGATGAGCTACGACTTTTCAATTGATCGTAATCAGATTCTATTGCAATGGGTGATACTTCTAACAATATCTCTCCTTTTGAAACCAACTCTCCTTCTCTAACCAATATATCTTCTACAATCCCGCCTTCAAAATGCTGAACAATATGATTATTACCATGAGGTACAATCTTGCCTTCAGAAATTGCGACTTCATTTACAGGCGTGATATATGTCCAAATAACAAAGGCCACTACCAACACCACTGTTGCCGCAATTCCGACACTAACCACATAAGGAGCATCAGATTCTTCTAACTGTATGGATTGAGCAATATAGCGGGCTCTCGCTCTAGGCAATTCAGCTTTAGACTGACTTTTACTTTCATCATAATTATTTGTCATTATTCTTTGCTCCATATAATGCTTTCATTACTTCTTGAGGAGTTCCTATTCCCTTAATCACCCCTTCGGATATCACAACAACTCTGTCTGCCAACTGCACATGACTAGGTCTATGAGTCACCATCACAATAGTTTGCTTTCCTTTTCTTTCTGATAATTGTTTTATTAAACGCCGATCACTGACCATATCCAATGACTCGGCAGGCTCATCCATTAACAAAATTGGCGCATGACGAATATAAGCTCTTGCCAAACAAATTCCATGCACCAAACTCGCAGATAATTTTGCTGAACTGTTCTCACCAACCACTGTGTTAAAACCATCTGGCAAGGCTTCAATTGTATCTAACACATCAGCCTCTCTTGCAGCTTGAACAATTTCTTCATTAGTTGCTAATGGATTTGTTAATCTTAGATTTTGAGCAATGGTGCCTTTAAATAAAGATGGCTTTTGCGGCACATAGGCAATCAATCTTCGCAAATCTATCGCATTGAATTGACGAACATCAGTGCCATCAATAGCTAATACACCACTTTGCGCACGATACATTCCTGCGATCAATTTTAATATCGTTGACTTACCCGATCCGTTATCGCCAACGATTGCAACAAACTCATTTGCAGCAATATCTATACTTGCTCCTAACAAAGCTGCATCTGATTTTGGTCCATACCTGAAACTTACACGATCAAAACGTATGTTCCCTTCTATTTCCGGCATCATTAACTCAGTTTTACTATCTACTGTTTCCGTATTAAGTTTCATTAACTGATTTAACTGCTTGACACTTTGCACAACCTGATCAATTTGCAGCATTGATAAGCATATACCCTGTAATGGAGAAAGCACTCGCCATAGCAAGGCCATAACAGCAATTAGAATGCCAATTGTGATTTCACCATTCATAACTTTAAGCGTACCTATGGTTAACACAGCGATACCCGCCAGAGTCATCAATGACTGACTTACACTATTTATAACAGAATGCTTCATGGCAGTTTTATAAGATGCAGACATTGCCTGACCTGACACTTCTCGAAAATTTTCTTTCCATGTTGCTTCTGCTCCTAAAGCTTTTAATTCTCGCATACCCAGAAACGTATCCATTAACATTCTTTGCCTGGCTGTCCTGGCTTGTCCTGCATACTTCAGATCTTTACTGAGGCCAGGATAGAAAATCATAGAAATGATCGCATATAGCACCACCATCACTACAGGAACAATGGCAATTTCACCTGCTAGTAACGCTAATATCGCAATAAAAAATATCACAAATGGTAGCTCTAAAAACAAGCTAGCCGCAGATCCCGAAAACAGATCTCTTACCGACTCAAATTGCTTCAATCTAGATAACTGTGAAGACACAGTTGCTCGCTCTGTTAACTGAGGTGGCAGGTAAAGTAATTTTTTAAGCGTTTCTACACCAATAATATAATCCAGCCTTCCAGCAACCATACCTATGGTTTTTGAACGTAAAATTCTAAGCACAAGCTCAATACATAGAGCCACAGACAATCCACCAATTAAATATGGCAAACTTGAAGTTGATCGCGCCCCTATAACATTGTCGTACACGACCATAATAAAGAGTGGTACTGCAAGCGCAATGATATTTAATACAAACGTCATCGCCAACAAATGCTTGATTAATTTCTTGAAGTGACTAACCGTATCACCAAACCAACTTTCAGGATTTTGATTACTCAATGGCAACGCATGAGTAGGATGCATGTCTGTGAAATAACAAACCTCTCCTGCATACTCGCCAATTTCCTTCTCAACTGATTCCTTTAGATTTGCATCAAACACCAAATAGTGGTCGTCATTCTTTTCTTGAACCACCCAAATTTCATTTTGATCACTGATAAACAACGCCGGCAGCAAATCCTCATTGACGTTATCAAGCGTGGTGTGCTCCTGATCACTCTCATAACCCAGAGTAACTAATAAATTCCTAAGATCAGTCA harbors:
- a CDS encoding HlyD family type I secretion periplasmic adaptor subunit; translated protein: MTNNYDESKSQSKAELPRARARYIAQSIQLEESDAPYVVSVGIAATVVLVVAFVIWTYITPVNEVAISEGKIVPHGNNHIVQHFEGGIVEDILVREGELVSKGEILLEVSPIAIESDYDQLKSRSSSMILKQIRLRALLSNVEPEFDQYADQYPELAAIEYETYQAQVRSQQAKLQTLQTKINQRNQELKRDTARTKALKQQLEVVQEQVKIRSALVKKGVVAKTDLLDRQAELAEIRTDYIQSNANVAVAKEAINEAQDSLSEIENKFIEQIKLETGSVAAEIAELKEQLIKFGDRVDRLHIRAPVSGYVTNLAVNSIRAVIEPSQILLEVVPVDKELIVESRVSTQDIGHVHVGQEAVIKVGSYDPQRFGVIEGEVDRISPSTYLDEENQPYYKAQIILAKKYLGPKPGKYKLIPGMTVTADIRTGEKTVLDYLLKPVYRGFQNAFQER
- a CDS encoding LemA family protein, which translates into the protein MDWSIIIFLVIIVAIVLFVIGIYNKLVSLKNRFENAFAQIEVQLKRRYDLIPNLVETAKGYIQHERETLESVVQARNAASAMLDAAKSNPGSASAMADLAGAESALASSMGKFNLVVEAYPDLKANQNMMQLSEELTSTENKVAFSRQAFNDSVTAYNEYRQSFPPIFFASAFGHPNDAELLVMEDSAEIQAAPKVSF
- a CDS encoding dienelactone hydrolase family protein; the protein is MMTLRFILLTSLIFFAHMLNAEVVSKQVSYQSNGDPLKGYLAYQDDGEQKKPAVLVVHEWWGHNDYARRRADMLAELGYVAFALDMYGDGKVANHPDDAKKFMQEAMGDEKAFKDRFLSALHYVQQLNNVDSTKIAAIGYCFGGAVVINMARMGVDLKGVASFHGSLATSTPAKKDTVVAQVIVFHGANDAFIPEQQLEDFRSEMLAANVSHEVIVYEAVDHSFTNPDADMFAEKFSMPLSYDQDADVDSWEKLQIFLKKIFNI
- a CDS encoding M48 family metallopeptidase; the encoded protein is MNFFEQQDRARKNTWLLIALFSASVLCIIGLTVALIAASFWGFGQSTSVNSASYLQQFDSTTLLKTAAAVIAVIVCVILFKRMQMSRGGPSVAEMLGGRPIDKDTADANEQKLLNVVEEMALAAGLPVPPVYVLEETTINAFAAGFNESDAVIGVTRGTLERLNRDQLQGIVGHEFSHVLHGDMRLNLNLITILAGIVFISKAGRLALHSTSRSRSNNRGGLPVLGIGVGLLIIGSIGTLFGSLIKSAVSRQREYLADASAVQYTRNPDGIAGALKVIGSGVGSSMSSPNANECSHMFFGDAIFLRAFSLMSTHPPLEKRILRIDPRWDGSYLPGKAIEKTPASSTAESKNKIDGLEKLLNTTGFLDPVMVAIAALLVDALPKPVNDATHNPGSAYALMLALRLDKDEKIRQKQLAYIQDHPLLVTDINRYAPDVAKLQQKDILPLIEMSIPALKRLSDIQYSQFKQHLTQFIFADKQSHLQEWLHFRLLSHYLDTHFNGNKKRFVRNYHSFSQIKNEIICAMSLLASESHTNSDQKIAAFSKGMKKLEMTDAQYIIDEELEFHDVNKAIEKIDYLVPLLKDEFLTACAECIEYDNTVTPTEWGLLRVIAACIGCPMPIVNRPD
- a CDS encoding glutaredoxin domain-containing protein, which gives rise to MKKLLFILLVVALILFSMDRLAAHLHQPKQGSTDVIIYSTEWCPYCKVLRNTLNQYKIPYIEYDTEQSIRGFTGYWALRGRGVPLSVIGEAVIHGYDGQVITDALVDAGYDIPLEWPSNQ
- a CDS encoding group 1 truncated hemoglobin; amino-acid sequence: MEETLFEKIGGKNAVELASIKLYYHISEDERINKFFDNVDFRKQSTKMTAFLTYIFGGPSLYTGRNMRKSHKDVVAKGLSDEHVDAMLENVHTTLNEMGIEADLQKQVLAKLEKHRDDVLCR
- a CDS encoding SlyX family protein, which gives rise to MSEDILMELQSKIAYQEDSIQELGAVVIAMQKQIDDLELCCQALKDRMREMSGSQGGGSDHDEKPPHY
- a CDS encoding DUF6173 family protein — its product is MEDTLKKFIASNPGALDLSSLRYPRPNDDSTQQIIENAQENSYQSARALLQRLSQTVTDWRKELDDDVQPAILAILNGGLQVEIERMAQESFHGIRIEGLLNGNPCMLLSHQSSVQLLCFVQKIEKEKPRRKIGFIIDGVETEA
- a CDS encoding helicase HerA-like domain-containing protein, with amino-acid sequence MTQTPVFLCIGKGETEQKLRLDRANRHGLIAGATGTGKTVTLQILAEGFSQAGVPVFAADVKGDLSGISQAGKDNPKMIERAAETGPENYTFQGYPTVFWDLFGKKGHPIRTTVSEMGPLLLSQLLELNDTQEGVLNIAFTIADDEGMLLLDLKDLRAMLNFVGQHSSSISTKYGNVSKSSVGAIQRRLLVLENEGAKKFFGEPALELSDFMRCDDTGKGNINILSAQTLMQNPKLYSTFLLWLLSELFEELPEVGDPDKPKLVFFFDEAHLLFQDAPKSLIKKVEQVVRLIRSKGVGVYFVTQNPIDIPDSILGQLGNRVQHALRAFTPKDQKAVKAAAQTFRSNPKLDVKEVITQLGVGKALVSVLDEKGAPTIVEKTKIRPPESRMGPAIASERKQVISESPVLDKYDVRIDRKSAFELLSARAEQNVAKEKALEKERKYKKPATKKRRSSSSRSTTNTVIRSVTKIVTSRVGQQLVRGILGSFFKGR
- a CDS encoding PqiC family protein; the encoded protein is MNIQNKTISTTTILNTIILCIFVSSCSIGGTTRSSQFYVLDAIATADSHEAKNLHLGVGPILVPGYINRPQIVTKSESAELIYAEFERWAEPMDEMFTRTLTQNITINSGSNSIISHPWSSNANLNKELTAKIIKFENNSKGHALLIVQWQLLNKDDKKQASSVYSEFSASARSTSTPDRVSALNDTVKQFADEILRLISNQ
- a CDS encoding peptidase domain-containing ABC transporter; translated protein: MSDSTTYLSEQDLPLSEQLCNAIREGRVEDLDYISPYAACIIPLLSALGWRSYQRELIEALPHYVDHLDLTDLRNLLVTLGYESDQEHTTLDNVNEDLLPALFISDQNEIWVVQEKNDDHYLVFDANLKESVEKEIGEYAGEVCYFTDMHPTHALPLSNQNPESWFGDTVSHFKKLIKHLLAMTFVLNIIALAVPLFIMVVYDNVIGARSTSSLPYLIGGLSVALCIELVLRILRSKTIGMVAGRLDYIIGVETLKKLLYLPPQLTERATVSSQLSRLKQFESVRDLFSGSAASLFLELPFVIFFIAILALLAGEIAIVPVVMVVLYAIISMIFYPGLSKDLKYAGQARTARQRMLMDTFLGMRELKALGAEATWKENFREVSGQAMSASYKTAMKHSVINSVSQSLMTLAGIAVLTIGTLKVMNGEITIGILIAVMALLWRVLSPLQGICLSMLQIDQVVQSVKQLNQLMKLNTETVDSKTELMMPEIEGNIRFDRVSFRYGPKSDAALLGASIDIAANEFVAIVGDNGSGKSTILKLIAGMYRAQSGVLAIDGTDVRQFNAIDLRRLIAYVPQKPSLFKGTIAQNLRLTNPLATNEEIVQAAREADVLDTIEALPDGFNTVVGENSSAKLSASLVHGICLARAYIRHAPILLMDEPAESLDMVSDRRLIKQLSERKGKQTIVMVTHRPSHVQLADRVVVISEGVIKGIGTPQEVMKALYGAKNNDK